The Pyrenophora tritici-repentis strain M4 chromosome 8, whole genome shotgun sequence genome contains a region encoding:
- a CDS encoding DUF605 multi-domain protein yields MALAPKFAGQKLASSAISPQSHLDYVCPFSAKLFNTIYNTPLRQTLLSTYSPTLNTIFRQQIQPWHPSSTLVHEAAYAVQKLSPAAFWPYSALLFAHQATFFDANVVNETRNATYKRLAKLAGEVGVDEDKVYKLLEISDKPDKDGGLNGGNGVTADVKVQVRANRLVGVHVTPTVVFDGVVKDEISSSWSVEQWEEWLGKNVTKEQQ; encoded by the exons ATGGCTCTCGCACCCAAATTCGCCGGCCAAAAATTAGCCTCATCCGCCATCTCCCCCCAAAGCC ACCTCGACTACGTCTGCCCCTTCAGCGCCAAACTCTTCAACACAATCTACAACACGCCCCTCCGCCAAACCCTGCTATCCACCTACTCCCCCACCCTCAACACAATCTTCCGGCAACAAATCCAGCCCTGGCACCCCTCATCGACACTCGTCCACGAAGCCGCCTACGCGGTGCAAAAACTCTCCCCCGCAGCATTCTGGCCCTACAGCGCCCTGCTCTTCGCCCACCAAGCCACCTTCTTCGACGCAAACGTCGTGAATGAAACGCGAAACGCGACATACAAGCGCTTGGCTAAACTAGCAGGAGAAGTGGGCGTGGATGAGGACAAGGTGTATAAGTTGTTGGAGATAAGCGATAAACCAGACAAGGACGGGGGGCTGAATGGCGGGAATGGGGTTACGGCGGATGTGAAAGTGCAGGTTAGGGCGAATAGGTTGGTGGGGGTGCATGTTACGCCTACGGTAGTGTTTGATGGGGTTGTAAAGGACGAGATTAGTAGTAGTTGGAGTGTGGAGCAGTGGGAGGAGTGGTTGGGGAAGAATGTTACAAAGGAGCAACAGTGA
- a CDS encoding TauD, Probable taurine catabolism dioxygenase → MSSTISARIPLRNLASQYARSSTTTTVQRRRLFCKPFWRSSPKLSEHADWSPAIHGPFRPTTRRRQQQAELRPPQELDIFIEDLPSVTQVDEGAAARSISVNIYGDSKVFDTVFLRDSCTCAKCVDPHSKNKLFQTSDIPESLEGSATAIFDEEKGESIELEWSTDVKGYGPEHRTRHSIEWLRRACSTEIELRGGSRHDDRVFWDHDKIAENNKWLDYNSYMTDDATLFDALTHLNRYGLLFINNVPDSEESVVSLASRIGTLKDTFYGRTWDVRSKPKAENIAYTPDYLGLHMDLLYTANPPHLQLLHSLRARTPGGESFFSDAFNAAHQLRRQSEGYFRTLCTFPVTYHYHHPNQHYHMTRPVIETFPSLRYEATDCAIRRINWSPPFQAPFEARIGSEHSKSLRTFIAASHAYEKLLSKEENLFEYRLNEGECVIFDNRRVLHARRAFDATKGERWLKGAYVDDDVFFSKLRVLEEKFEGKWVAEGVVRHAVK, encoded by the coding sequence ATGTCTTCGACTATCAGCGCGAGGATTCCCTTGCGAAATCTCGCGTCACAGTATGCACGCTCTTCCACCACAACCACGGTCCAGAGACGGCGGCTCTTCTGCAAACCATTCTGGCGATCATCACCTAAGCTGTCCGAGCACGCTGATTGGAGCCCCGCTATCCATGGACCCTTCAGACCAACCACACGCCGACGCCAGCAACAAGCAGAGCTGAGACCGCCGCAAGAGTTGGACATATTTATTGAAGATTTGCCGAGTGTCACGCAAGTGGATGAAGGTGCAGCAGCCAGGAGCATTTCCGTTAACATTTATGGGGATTCCAAGGTCTTTGACACTGTGTTCCTCCGTGACAGTTGCACGTGTGCGAAATGTGTAGACCCCCATAGCAAGAACAAGCTCTTCCAGACATCAGACATCCCTGAGAGTCTCGAAGGTAGTGCTACGGCTATTTTTGATGAAGAAAAGGGCGAATCAATCGAGCTGGAGTGGTCTACAGATGTCAAAGGCTACGGTCCTGAACACCGCACACGACACTCCATCGAGTGGCTGCGGCGAGCATGCAGCACTGAAATCGAGCTACGCGGTGGCTCAAGACACGACGACCGCGTTTTCTGGGATCATGACAAGATTGCCGAAAACAACAAATGGCTCGACTATAACTCCTACATGACCGACGACGCCACCCTCTTCGACGCCCTCACCCACCTAAACAGATACGGCCTCCTCTTCATAAACAATGTCCCAGACTCCGAAGAATCTGTCGTCTCCCTCGCCTCCCGCATCGGCACGTTAAAGGACACCTTCTACGGCCGCACCTGGGACGTACGATCAAAGCCAAAAGCCGAAAACATAGCGTACACGCCCGACTACCTGGGCCTACACATGGACCTCCTCTACACCGCCAACCCCCCACATCTCCAGCTCCTCCACTCCCTGCGCGCCAGAACCCCCGGCGGTGAATCCTTCTTCTCCGACGCCTTCAACGCAGCACACCAGTTGCGGCGGCAATCAGAAGGCTACTTTAGAACCCTCTGTACTTTCCCCGTAACAtaccactaccaccacccGAACCAGCACTACCATATGACACGCCCTGTCATAGAGACCTTCCCCTCGCTAAGATACGAAGCCACGGACTGTGCCATCCGCCGCATCAACTGGTCGCCGCCCTTCCAAGCTCCCTTTGAAGCGCGTATTGGCTCCGAGCACTCAAAGTCTCTGCGCACCTTCATCGCCGCCTCGCATGCGTATGAGAAGCTGCTTAGTAAGGAGGAGAACCTGTTCGAGTATAGGCTTAATGAGGGCGAGTGTGTGATTTTTGACAATCGGCGTGTGTTGCATGCGAGGAGGGCGTTTGATGCGACAAAAGGGGAGAGGTGGCTGAAAGGCGCGTATGTGGACGACGATGTGTTTTTTAGTAAGCTGAGGGTTTTGGAAGAGAAGTTTGAAGGGAAATGGGTGGCTGAAGGTGTGGTCAGGCATGCTGTGAAATGA
- a CDS encoding mitochondrial deoxynucleotide carrier gives MSERVTQLKHEGSRQQVVVAGAVAGLVSRFVIAPLDVIKIRLQLQVHSLSDPFSVRNVKGPVYKGTLGTLKQILRQEGITGLWKGNIPAELMYLTYGSAQFSAYTYMSHLLESIPAPYTPPGSVSNFISGATAGAAATTATYPLDLLRTRFAAQGPERVYTSILTSLKQIAQQEGPTGFFRGLGAGISQIVPYMGLFFASYESLKPITATSPIPLPLGSSDAVAGVIASVLSKTAVYPLDTTRKRLQVQGPTRERYVHRNIPTYNGVIRTLGHIWKHEGRRGLYRGLTVSLLKAAPASAVTMWTYERAMGAMLAFEEKHKND, from the exons ATGTCTGAGCGTGTCACACAGCTGAAGCATGAG GGCTCTCGGCAACAGGTAGTTGTCGCGGGTGCAGTCGCAGGCTTAGTGTCACG CTTCGTGATAGCTCCCCTCGATGTCATCAAGATCCGCCTGCAACTGCAGGTCCACTCGCTCTCCGACCCTTTCAGCGTCCGCAATGTCAAAGGCCCTGTCTACAAGGGAACACTGGGCACCCTAAAACAAATTCTACGACAAGAGGGCATCACCGGGCTATGGAAGGGCAATATACCTGCCGAGCTCATGTACCTGACGTACGGTAGTGCTCAGTTTTCGGCTTACACGTACATGTCGCATTTGCTGGAATCTATACCAGCGCCGTACACGCCTCCCGGCTCCGTAAGCAACTTCATAAGTGGCGCGACTGCTGGCGCTGCTGCGACTACAGCAACATACCCGCTCGACCTCCTTCGCACGCGATTTGCTGCCCAGGGACCTGAGCGCGTGTATACGTCCATCTTAACTTCCCTAAAGCAAATCGCACAGCAGGAGGGACCGACGGGTTTCTTTCGCGGTCTCGGAGCGGGCATTAGCCAGATTGTACCATACATGGGCCTCTTCTTCGCCAGCTACGAGAGCTTGAAACCCATCACCGCCACCTCGCCCATACCACTACCACTCGGCAGCTCAGATGCTGTCGCAGGTGTCATCGCGAGTGTACTTTCAAAGACCGCTGTCTACCCCCTCGATACAACACGTAAGCGACTGCAAGTCCAAGGGCCAACACGCGAACGCTACGTTCATCGCAACATACCCACATACAACGGCGTCATCCGCACTCTTGGACACATATGGAAGCACGAGGGAAGACGGGGTCTGTACCGGGGACTGACTGTCAGTTTACTGAAAGCAGCCCCAGCCAGCGCCGTCACAATGTGGACATACGAAAGAGCCATGGGTGCCATGCTAGCGTTTGAAGAGAAGCACAAAAACGATTAG
- a CDS encoding rve multi-domain protein: MIRNFSLEVAHQQLSESWVTCFINRHEIHLISKWTSAMDRTRHLADSKSKYRLYFELLHRKITEYHLKARDIYNMNEKGFLISLIGRSKRIFSRRQWEKKEVRASLQDGSREFLTVLACCCADGSSLPPSLIYASAKGAIRSSWVEDIKAGEHNIFVSSSPTGWSNNNIGLAWLKQSPCKLREARAREAVRERDETEEKLQKAWAKKQRKEAQLQRQVELEEKRVERQRLKEMREVERAENAAERARKRKALQVLSLSNKRQKRAGAAHAGVQAGDELSATPAKVTSRGRNVNLPQKYRYVRRARTCYAATRNAFRILDGLLCPTFEPDDDKYTILELKSPISVAGQTSEEAQKALGNCATVNRNVRDYNAEARTLRAKDESKYNNWITRDAELQNTIMSSIMPTLIPYVRVCDSANAMYTVLKELNTSSDYANASAAWVTFISLRADTCKTVREYISKYREALGELSNNGIKLHWKQPNNVDKSDAASELMIIHFLNGLSSVLPDWVEARNNDIRKGDKQREEQRVLARRPRNQPAATPIVKPTDNTITQALPRNSIPKTVKGMCNHCQREHSGPNEACWKLHPELVPDWIKKSRAANNPARTNVTKVDNNASPDTLFGSHTFSSTAAMVSPTVIKKAVHNINYKKRFCYNTAANRHVFNDRSKFVSLVRTADHNIHGSTGSTAAAGVGTVNLIVVKSDGETERINLNDVLYCPDFATNVISQAPFKRKGAWYHSGKNKLYTSTDNELAYLPEIDGIPNFLVINDSSEAPAALCYASHYAYRSSADEPTVSRPADDWHHIYGHANMNILKRTAKAVKGMVITTGKLSDCPLCGLSKSQQVISRRPQDVPTELLGMIHVDIVGPIATPGRDGEIYWMLLTAGKTGQQWIETSENRATLGVKLINWCKRMKALSLKIITIRVDNARELLNNRTRAYFDDEGIAVEASPPYEPTRNGRAERANGITENRIRAALIAAGLPACFWPMAAHYIIRLRSLSVTSAPNGDITPLEAWNRALNYPNPIPNVAKMHAFGHTGYVHIPAQKRVKGDKFAPRAQLGRLVGMIGESIYLMWIPENDKIVTTSSVKFDKYGVTQPAAEPPTAPLSPPSQPLIGRIQPLIDRVTGPTQLAPGGEDEEPVLPEVGHIGDNFDGFVDDNDVEN, translated from the exons atgatcaggaatttctcattagaagtagcccatcagcagctcagcgagagctgggttacttGCTTTatcaaccgacacgagatccatcttatctcaaagtggaccagcgccatggatcgtacgcgccacctggctgattctaagtcaaagtatagactctacttcgagctgctgcatcgaaagatcactGAATACCACCTTAAagctcgagatatatacaatatgaatgagaagggcttcttgattagcttgataggcagaagcaagagaatattcagcaggcgtcaatgggagaagaaggaggttcgagcatctctccaggatggatcacgcgagtttctgacagtcctggcctgctgctgcgccgatgggagctcgctgcccCCAAGCCTTATCTACGCATCTGCGAAAGGAGCTATACGATCAAGTTGGGTAGAGgatatcaaggcaggagaacataatatctttgtctcatcatctccaacaggctggtcaaacaATAACATTGGTCTAGCTTGGCTTaagcag TCTCCTTGCAAGttgcgtgaggctcgagctagagaagcagtacgggagcgagatgagacggaggagaaactccaaaaagcatgggccaagaagcagcgtaAGGAGGCtcaactgcagcgtcaagttgagctcgaggagaagcgtgtaGAGAGGCAGAGGCTCAAAGAGATGAGGGAGgttgagcgagctgagaatgcagctgaacgcgcgcgcaaa CGTAAAGCCTTACAAGTACTCTCACTAAGtaacaagcgtcaaaaacgcgctGGCGCTGCTCACGCTGGTGTTCAAGCTGGAGATGAGCTATCTGCTACTCCAGCCAAAgtcacatcacgtggccgcaacgtcaacctcccacaaaaatatagata TGTTCGGCGTGCACGGACATGTTACGCCGCTACCCGTAACGCCTTCCGCATCCTGGATGGCCTCCTCTGCCCCACCTTCGAACCAGATGACGATAAGTATACTATCCTCGAGCTCAAATCGCCTATAAGCGTCGCCGGCCAGACCTCAGAGGAAGCTCAGAAGGCGCTTGGCAACTGCGCAACGGTCAACCGCAACGTCCGCGATTACAACGCCGAAGCTCGCACGCTGCGAGCTAAGGATGAGAGCAAGTATAACAACTGGATTACTCGTGACGCGGAGCTACAGAACACAATTATGTCGTCTATTATGCCGACCTTAATCCCCTATGTACGCGTCTGCGACTCCGCAAACGCCATGTACACTGTCCTAAAGGAGCTCAACACAAGCAGCGACTACGCTAACGCGTCCGCTGCCTGGGTCACCTTTATCAGCCTTCGCGCTGACACCTGTAAGACCGTTCGGGAGTACATCTCCAAGTATCGCGAGGCTCTCGGTGAGCTGAGCAACAACGGCATTAAACTCCACTGGAAGCAGCCTAACAACGTCGACAAGTCCGACGCTGCCTCTGAGCTGATGATAATACACTTCCTGAATGGACTAAGCAGCGTCCTCCCTGACTGGGTTGAGGCTCGCAACAACGATATACGCAAGGGCGACAA GCAGAGAGAGGAGCAGCGCGTCCTCGCTCGACGCCCCCGTAACCAGCCAGCGGCGACACCTATTGTCAAGCCGACTGACAACACTATAACCCAAGCTCTGCCGCGCAACAGCATCCCTAAGACCGTTAAAGGTATGTGCAACCACTGCCAGCGTGAGCACTCCGGCCCTAACGAGGCCTGTTGGAAACTACACCCAGAGCTCGTACCAGACTGGATCAAAAAGTCGCGCGCTGCCAATAACCCAGCTCGCACCAACGTCACGAAGGTAGACAACAACGCCTCGCCTGATACGCTGTTTGGCAGCCACACCTTCAGCTCTACTGCGGCAATGGTTTCCCCTACGGTGATTAAGAAAGCCGTCCATAACATCAACTATAAGAAGCGTTTCTGCTACAACACCGCTGCCAACCGACACGTGTTTAACGACCGCTCTAAGTTCGTAAGCCTTGTCCGAACCGCTGACCACAACATACATGGATCTACCGGATCTACTGCGGCAGCAGGCGTAGGAACGGTAAACCTCATCGTCGTCAAGTCCGACGGTGAGACGGAGCGAATCAACCTCAACGACGTACTGTACTGCCCGGACTTTGCCACCAACGTAATCTCCCAGGCGCCTTTCAAGCGCAAGGGAGCGTGGTACCACTCCGGCAAGAACAAGCTGTATACCTCTACCGACAACGAGCTGGCCTACCTGCCAGAGATCGACGGTATCCCTAACTTCCTCGTCATCAACGACTCATCCGAAGCCCCGGCTGCCCTCTGTTACGCCTCTCATTACGCCTACCGCAGCTCAGCCGACGAGCCAACCGTCAGCCGCCCGGCGGACGACTGGCATCACATCTACGGCCACGCCAACATGAACATACTAAAGCGCACGGCTAAGGCAGTCAAGGGTATGGTTATTACAACAGGCAAGCTATCCGACTGTCCACTGTGTGGGCTGTCAAAGTCACAACAAGTTATCTCTCGCCGCCCCCAGGACGTCCCTACGGAGCTGCTCGGTATGATACACGTCGATATCGTTGGCCCCATTGCCACCCCAGGTCGCGACGGCGAGATCTATTGGATGCTCCTCACCGCCGGCAAGACTGGTCAACAATGGATTGAGACGTCCGAAAACCGAGCCACGCTGGGCGTTAAGCTGATCAACTGGTGCAAGCGCATGAAGGCCCTCAGCCTTAAGATCATCACGATCCGCGTCGACAACGCTCGCGAGCTGCTGAACAACCGCACCCGCGCGTACTTCGACGACGAGGGGATTGCCGTAGAGGCGTCCCCACCATACGAACCCACGCGAAACGGACGCGCTGAGCGCGCCAACGGTATCACTGAGAACCGTATACGCGCTGCCCTCATCGCCGCCGGATTGCCTGCCTGCTTCTGGCCCATGGCAGCTCACTACATCATCCGTCTTCGCAGCCTAAGCGTCACCAGCGCCCCAAATGGAGATATCACTCCCCTCGAGGCCTGGAACCGAGCGCTCAACTACCCTAATCCGATCCCCAACGTCGCCAAAATGCATGCGTTCGGCCACACTGGCTACGTCCATATACCTGCCCAGAAACGCGTTAAAGGCGACAAGTTCGCACCGCGAGCTCAACTCGGGCGCCTCGTAGGTATGATCGGCGAGTCTATCTACCTTATGTGGATCCCAGAGAATGACAAGATCGTTACGACCTCGTCTGTCAAATTTGATAAGTATGGCGTAACTCAGCCTGCCGCTGAGCCGCCTACTGCACCCCTATCACCTCCATCCCAACCTCTCATTGGCCGTATACAGCCACTGATCGACCGCGTCACTGGACCTACTCAGCTAGCTCCGGGGGGTGAGGATGAAGAGCCTGTACTGCCAGAAGTTGGTCATATTGGTGACAACTTCGATGGTTTTGTCGACGATAATGATGTCGAAAACTGA
- a CDS encoding Tymo-45kd-70kd domain containing protein, with translation MPMSTNRSTTRPKSRQAAHTEAHYDRLTETNQLASPLLRLPSELRDRIYELVLAPTHPQNTALEVYTRNPIGSRLARAYLAPLSTCCQMRAEGFVTFYSLNTFEFYSTTRVISFAATIGEAACNVVKSVRLFVMVIRREKAIQEALDKCLSLFPGLENVSMRLVNYMGMHRRTRFKVEHAAKPGLNVVFE, from the coding sequence ATGCCAATGTCTACGAACCGATCCACGACGCGTCCCAAAAGCCGCCAAGCTGCCCATACAGAAGCGCACTACGACCGCCTCACAGAAACCAACCAACTCGCCTCTCCTCTCCTGCGCCTTCCCTCAGAACTCCGAGACCGCATCTACGAGCTCGTCCTTGCACCCACCCACCCACAAAACACCGCTCTCGAAGTCTACACCAGGAACCCCATCGGCTCGCGTCTCGCCCGAGCATACCTAGCCCCGCTTTCAACATGCTGTCAAATGCGTGCTGAAGGTTTCGTCACGTTCTACAGCCTAAATACTTTTGAGTTCTACTCCACAACGCGTGTCATATCGTTTGCGGCTACTATAGGCGAAGCGGCTTGTAACGTCGTCAAGTCTGTGCGACTGTTTGTCATGGTGATTCGGAGGGAGAAGGCGATACAGGAAGCTTTGGATAAGTGTCTGTCTCTGTTTCCAGGGTTGGAGAATGTGTCGATGCGGCTTGTGAACTATATGGGGATGCACCGGCGGACGAGGTTTAAGGTTGAGCATGCTGCGAAGCCAGGGCTTAATGTGGTTTTTGAGTAG
- a CDS encoding FR47 domain containing protein — MEVYAHPTSSPTLQKALQATLPYSINLKYRTQHPNQTEHAHILATFSPSVSTIPQCWAAAYLDRSMRPETELWIFSTGEQPNHSESDEFCKDCKKVVLALVDYMSTLPTPPIRCDNLPAMDLAKQHEKEYPNPPSSGAYELSPGTYMRHLLMSKVVTLGAIQKDVLQVLHEAGVVRSELPGPDAELNKFLFKLSDLPETRELPQGLRWGEMREQDIDLVKSRTSIPRTTKTLMSLESVGVFEEETDTPVAWTFLGLDGSLVTLHTEEAYRGKGIAKAVAAKLFKQHAAGLAVDDQSNAWGHADVYTGNVQSESVCRSLGGKPLWRCFWVRIDLEKAGTLAGIA; from the coding sequence ATGGAAGTCTACGCCCACCCCACCTCCTCACCCACGCTGCAAAAAGCCCTCCAAGCCACCCTCCCGTACAGCATCAACCTGAAATACCGCACACAACACCCAAACCAAACAGAACACGCGCATATCCTCGCCACATTTTCTCCCTCTGTTTCCACCATACCGCAATGTTGGGCAGCAGCTTACCTCGACCGCTCAATGCGCCCAGAAACCGAGCTATGGATCTTCAGCACCGGCGAACAGCCTAATCACTCAGAGTCAGATGAGTTTTGTAAAGATTGTAAAAAGGTGGTATTGGCATTAGTGGACTACATGTCTACACTTCCCACGCCACCCATACGCTGTGACAACCTCCCTGCTATGGACCTCGCGAAACAGCACGAAAAGGAGTATCCGAATCCTCCCAGTTCAGGAGCGTACGAGTTATCGCCAGGTACCTACATGCGACACCTACTCATGTCCAAAGTCGTCACGTTGGGCGCAATCCAGAAGGATGTTCTGCAAGTACTGCACGAAGCAGGTGTCGTACGAAGCGAACTCCCAGGTCCAGATGCGGAACTGAACAAGTTTCTCTTCAAGCTTTCCGATCTGCCAGAAACACGTGAGCTACCCCAAGGACTGCGGTGGGGTGAGATGCGCGAGCAAGACATCGACCTAGTGAAATCGCGGACATCTATTCCACGAACGACAAAAACTCTGATGTCATTGGAAAGTGTAGGTGTATTTGAAGAAGAGACGGATACACCTGTAGCCTGGACTTTTCTTGGGTTAGATGGATCACTTGTCACATTGCATACAGAAGAGGCGTATAGAGGGAAGGGCATAGCAAAGGCAGTTGCAGCAAAACTTTTCAAGCAACATGCAGCTGGATTAGCAGTAGACGATCAGTCAAATGCGTGGGGACACGCAGAtgtatacactggcaatGTGCAGAGCGAGAGCGTGTGTAGAAGCCTGGGTGGCAAACCACTTTGGAGGTGCTTTTGGGTGCGCATAGATCTAGAGAAGGCAGGGACGCTTGCGGGCATTGCCTGA
- a CDS encoding 60S ribosomal protein uL10, with product MGGKKEFKAAYFEKLEALLKEYKSIFIVTVDNVSSQQMHEIRQSLRGEGVVLMGKNTMVRRALKGLINDSPEYERLLPHVKGNVGFVFTNADLKETRNKILSNRVAAPARAGAVAPGDVYIPAGNTGMEPGKTSFFQALGVPTKIARGTIEITTDLKLIEAGNKVGASEATLLNLLNISPFTYGMGIYQIYDNGQTFDASVLDIEESQLLKAFSSAIATIASISLAVGFPTLPSVMHSVVNSYKKVLSVAIETDYEWEEISELKDRIANPDK from the exons ATGGGGGGCAAGAAAGAATTCAAGGCCGCTTACTTCGAGAAGCTCGAGGCGCTTCTCAAGGAGTACAAGAGCATCTTCATCGTCACCGTCGACAATGTCTCGTCGCAGCAGATGCACGAGATCCGCCAGTCGCTCCGCGGCGAGGGTGTCGTTCTCATGGGAAAGAACACCATGGTCCGCCGTGCTCTGAAGGGTCTTATCAACGACTCTCCCGAGTACGAGCGCCTCCTTCCCCACGTCAAGG GCAATGTCGGTTTCGTTTTCACCAACGCCGACCTCAAGGAGACCCGTAACAAGATTCTCTCCAACCGTGTCGCTGCTCCCGCTCGTGCCGGTGCCGTCGCCCCCGGCGATGTCTACATTCCCGCCGGAAACAC TGGTATGGAACCCGGAAAGACCTCTTTCTTCCAGGCTCTCGGTGTCCCCACCAAGATTGCTCGTGGTACCATTGAAATTACCACCGACTTAAAGCTCATTGAGGCTGGTAACAAGGTCGGTGCCTCCGAGGCCACCCTTCTCAACTTGTTGAACATCTCTCCCTTCACCTACGGTATGGGTATCTACCAAATCTACGATAACGGCCAGACCTTCGATGCTTCCGTCTTGGACATCGAGGAGTCCCAGCTTCTCAAGGCTTTCTCCTCTGCCATCGCCACTATTGCCAGCATCTCCCTGGCTGTCGGCTTCCCTACCTTGCCCTCGGTTATGCACTCCGTTGTCAACTCCTACAAGAAGGTTCTCTCTGTCGCCATTGAGACCGACTACGAGTGGGAGGAGATCAGCGAGCTCAAGGACCGCATCGCCAACCCCGACAA GTAA
- a CDS encoding WD40 domain containing protein produces MAVPYQCLVARGSGDSSDWTLFGASGSKIFVQSSNGVTSTWPAQDVQTEGQQDDEDGERPGKRIKLDQPKENKANFSSLIISNDGQYLVGITGEDKCVRVFQIDSQNSLQQLSERCMSRRPSSITLTSDNMTILCADKFGDVYALPLLPSPEEEKVEQPEAPAAETEQKDWLPSATTLTVHSGRNRKTLEEQLKQKAKGLAKSKEPMRFKHQLLLGHVSMLTDVVYAKVNGRSYIITADRDEHIRISRGLPQAHIIEGFCFGHEAFISKLCLTPSGLLVSGGGDDHLYVWDWQNCALKEKIAIRDSALAALQTQGLVAPGVDHASYKIAISGLWTLPTNGNNVDEILVACEGVPALFHFKMGDAHANHIPLAGNALDVAMIQTPISPMCLIISIDNIHKAGSTTEVRDDKVPRLQYFSRQADGEWVEDAHIATALSGFAHGKEADSNGLDAGESVVRSMLYNVENLRKRPGADD; encoded by the exons ATGGCCGTTCCTTACCAGTGTCTTGTTGCGCGAGGGTCGGGAGATTCAAGTGACTGGACGCTTTTTGGTGCGAGTGGCTCAAAAATCTTCGTCCAGTCTAGTAACGGAGTCACATCAACATGGCCTGCGCAAGACGTCCAAACTGAA GGCCAGCAGGATGACGAAGATGGAGAACGTCCAGGAAAACGTATCAAGCTGGATCAGCCAAAAGAAAACAAGGCAAATTTCTCCAGTTTGATTATATCAAACGACGGGCAGTACTTGGTTGGTATCACTGGCGAGGACAAGTGTGTCCGCGTCTTCCAAATCGACTCCCAGAACTCGCTGCAGCAGCTAAGCGAAAG ATGCATGTCAAGAAGGCCTTCTTCCATCACTCTTACGTCAGATAATATGACAATATTGTGTGCGGACAAGTTTGGGGACGTATACGCTCTGCCACTCCTCCCATCACCtgaagaggagaaggtaGAACAGCCCGAGGCGCCCGCAGCAGAAACCGAGCAGAAAGACTGGCTGCCATCAGCTACTACGTTAACAGTACACTCTGGCAGGAACCGTAAGACCTTGGAAGAACAGCTCAAACAGAAAGCCAAGGGGCTTGCAAAATCCAAGGAGCCTATGCGGTTCAAACACCAACTTCTCCTTGGCCATGTCTCCATGCTCACAGATGTCGTGTATGCGAAGGTCAATGGCCGAAGCTACATCATAACAGCAGATCGTGACGAGCACATCCGGATCTCACGGGGCCTGCCGCAAGCACATATTATCGAGGGCTTCTGTTTCGGACACGAGGCGTTCATCAGCAAGCTTTGCCTTACACCGTCTGGTCTACTTGTATCTGGGGGTGGAGATGACCATCTCTACGTATGGGACTGGCAAAATTGCGCATTGAAAGAGAAGATAGCCATTCGGGATTCCGCACTTGCTGCCCTCCAGACACAAGGACTGGTGGCACCAGGAGTCGACCACGCAAGCTACAAAATCGCGATTTCCGGACTTTGGACTTTGCCAACAAACGGAAATAAT GTCGACGAGATTCTTGTAGCATGTGAGGGTGTGCCAGCGCTGTTCCACTTCAAAATGGGCGATGCACATGCAAACCATATTCCCCTAGCCGGCAATGCGCTGGACGTAGCCATGATCCAAACGCCAATAAGCCCAATGTGCCTGATTATCTCGATAGATAATATTCACAAGGCAGGCTCGACGACAGAAGTCCGAGATGACAAG GTGCCGAGATTGCAATACTTCTCTAGACAGGCAGATGGCGAATGGGTAGAAGATGCGCATATCGCGACGGCATTATCGGGCTTCGCGCATGGTAAGGAAGCGGACAGTAACGGCTTGGACGCGGGCGAAAGCGTAGTCCGAAGCATGCTCTACAATGTTGAAAACCTGAGAAAGCGGCCAGGTGCTGATGATTAG